A single Campylobacter hyointestinalis subsp. hyointestinalis DNA region contains:
- a CDS encoding type II secretion system protein: MKKAFTMIELVFVIIILGVLASLAVPKLITGKDDALIAKSIEQISAIRTGIKNYNDSNKLNEKDSYPSSLEDGDTQLFSKVLSGAALKEWSKTTNDTYTINLSGKNATFKYNSSNGKFTCESGCKELFGGKFE, encoded by the coding sequence TTGAAAAAAGCATTTACTATGATAGAGTTAGTCTTCGTGATAATCATACTAGGAGTTTTAGCTAGTCTTGCAGTCCCAAAGCTCATTACTGGTAAAGATGATGCTCTAATTGCTAAAAGCATAGAGCAGATATCGGCTATAAGAACCGGCATAAAAAACTACAATGACAGTAATAAACTGAACGAAAAAGACTCATATCCAAGTAGTTTAGAAGATGGTGACACTCAGCTTTTTTCAAAAGTTTTGTCCGGCGCTGCTCTTAAAGAGTGGAGCAAAACTACAAACGATACTTACACTATAAATTTAAGCGGCAAAAATGCTACTTTTAAATATAACAGCTCAAACGGTAAATTTACATGTGAAAGCGGTTGCAAAGAGCTATTTGGTGGTAAATTTGAATAA
- a CDS encoding 3'-5' exonuclease: MEQKLENFINLLGKSSLNHYDFLQKANDIDSIKELINIKNFDDWHILGLDLIRTETKKVTLKTRYTDFKDQVFCVVDIETNGGIKAGQIIEIGALKLLDGKEIDRFESFIYAPDIPENISELTGIYPTDLIGAPSLASVLEKFKLFLGDSVFVAHNVKFDYDFISVSLEKQGFGMLLNRRICTIDLARRTIPSQKYGLGTLKELLGINNAHHRALNDAIAASEIFKECIKRVPWSVQSVEDLIVFSKTAKSLKLPNMIINQ, from the coding sequence TTGGAACAAAAGCTAGAAAACTTTATAAATTTACTCGGCAAAAGTAGCTTAAATCATTATGATTTTTTACAAAAAGCCAACGATATAGATAGTATCAAAGAGCTCATTAATATAAAAAACTTTGATGATTGGCATATTTTGGGATTAGATCTTATAAGAACTGAAACCAAAAAAGTTACCCTAAAAACTAGATATACAGACTTTAAGGATCAAGTTTTTTGTGTAGTTGATATAGAAACAAATGGTGGTATCAAAGCAGGTCAGATCATCGAAATAGGGGCGCTAAAACTACTTGATGGTAAAGAAATAGACCGTTTTGAGAGCTTTATTTATGCTCCTGATATTCCAGAAAATATCAGTGAGCTTACAGGGATTTATCCTACAGATCTTATAGGCGCGCCCAGTCTTGCGAGCGTACTTGAAAAGTTCAAGCTGTTTTTAGGAGATAGTGTATTTGTAGCACATAATGTTAAATTTGACTATGATTTTATAAGCGTTAGCCTAGAAAAACAGGGCTTTGGTATGCTTTTAAATAGACGAATTTGCACTATAGATCTAGCTCGCAGAACCATACCTTCGCAAAAATACGGACTTGGTACTTTAAAAGAACTTTTAGGCATAAACAATGCTCATCATAGGGCTTTAAATGACGCTATAGCTGCGTCTGAGATCTTTAAAGAGTGTATAAAAAGAGTGCCTTGGAGTGTTCAAAGTGTTGAGGATCTTATAGTTTTTAGTAAAACTGCAAAAAGCCTAAAACTACCAAATATGATAATAAATCAGTAA
- the rseP gene encoding RIP metalloprotease RseP encodes MKSIFLVLALLIASFWYWGVHFGVTILAISFLIFFHELGHFLVARFFGVKVNTFSIGFGEKIYTKRVGGTDYCLSAIPLGGYVQLKGQDDLDPKLKNYDSDSYNVLSPIKRIAILFAGPFFNLLLAFFLYIALGFIGVDKLAPVVGAIQQDSAAKSAGILKDDKIISINGVSIKQWDDIKKQVKLEPINIVIDRNGERLSINLTPKIGESMSMFREKIQTPLIGISPSGEITKVYNSGLSSISYAFNETLESSKLIYKGLEKLITGVVPIKEMGGIVAMADITTKASTISISVLFLIVALISVNLGVLNLLPLPVLDGGHIVFNLYEMVFKRPVNEKVFTALSYGSMAFLFALMAFTILNDILRLAGVYE; translated from the coding sequence TTGAAGAGTATATTTTTAGTCTTGGCCCTATTGATAGCTAGTTTTTGGTATTGGGGTGTGCATTTTGGAGTGACTATTTTAGCCATATCTTTTCTTATATTTTTCCACGAACTCGGTCATTTTTTAGTTGCTAGATTTTTTGGCGTTAAAGTCAATACTTTTAGCATTGGATTTGGTGAGAAAATCTACACAAAAAGAGTCGGGGGTACTGATTATTGTTTAAGCGCTATTCCGCTTGGTGGCTATGTACAGCTTAAAGGACAGGACGATTTAGACCCAAAGCTAAAAAATTATGATAGCGATAGCTACAATGTTTTAAGCCCTATAAAACGTATAGCCATACTTTTTGCAGGTCCGTTTTTTAATCTTTTGTTAGCATTTTTCTTATATATCGCATTAGGATTTATCGGCGTAGATAAGTTAGCTCCTGTCGTAGGAGCTATCCAGCAAGACTCTGCTGCTAAGAGCGCAGGAATTTTAAAAGATGATAAGATAATAAGCATAAATGGCGTATCTATAAAGCAATGGGATGACATCAAAAAGCAAGTTAAACTTGAACCGATAAATATAGTCATCGATAGAAATGGTGAGCGTTTATCTATAAATTTAACGCCTAAAATCGGCGAAAGTATGAGTATGTTTAGAGAAAAAATTCAAACTCCACTCATAGGCATAAGCCCAAGCGGCGAGATAACAAAAGTGTATAACTCTGGTTTAAGCAGTATTTCTTACGCATTTAATGAAACTTTAGAAAGCTCAAAGCTCATTTATAAAGGGCTTGAAAAGCTGATAACTGGCGTAGTTCCTATCAAAGAGATGGGCGGCATAGTCGCTATGGCTGATATCACGACAAAAGCTTCAACTATAAGCATTTCGGTGTTATTTTTGATAGTGGCGTTGATATCTGTAAATTTAGGCGTTTTAAATCTGCTTCCGCTTCCAGTACTTGATGGCGGACATATAGTTTTTAACCTTTATGAGATGGTGTTTAAAAGACCGGTAAATGAAAAGGTTTTTACGGCGTTAAGCTACGGTTCTATGGCGTTTTTATTCGCGTTGATGGCGTTTACTATATTAAATGATATATTAAGACTTGCAGGAGTTTATGAATGA
- a CDS encoding PhoX family protein produces MQRRSVLKLGSLGLMSGFFTSSLLGANTKSLIGFEQIAISTDDDFKVAKGYSAKVLVKWSDPIFSHARKFDESKNIDDDYVKNANFVFGDNADGQKYFAINGSKEGLLVTNNEYVNPELMFNHNGKNMSANDIKYQQNSLGVTILNIKRDGSNFYKYEIDGKYNRLINMNTPILITGEAKGDDALKTATDPKGELVFGTLNNCGCGKTPWGTYLTCEENFDDFFGSKDSKFTPSKSFERYGIKAKGDVYGWHLFDDRFDIKATPNEANRFGWIVEIDPFDPKSMPKKRTALGRFKHENCEIVVDKFDNVVAYSGDDENNEFVYKFVAKNKFNRTNLKANLDILEFGTLYVAKFEGEFGEFKGKLKWIELTFGKNGLTKENGFISQADILIRARQAGTFVGATPMDRCEWISKDPNSEFLYATFTNNKIRQEVDAPNPRAKNKYGQILKWAPKNGDHANGDFTWETFILAGNPKIKNGLYKGSNNINLNNMFNSPDGLAFDKDGRLWIATDGDYSNTGDYEDMGNNQLLCADPYSGEVKRFATGPRACELTGIAFSDDYKTMFISVQHPGEELKGSHWPEGGSHTPKSAVVMITKDDGGIIGA; encoded by the coding sequence ATGCAAAGACGAAGTGTGTTAAAACTAGGTAGCTTAGGGCTAATGAGTGGATTTTTTACCAGTTCTTTACTTGGTGCAAATACTAAAAGTTTAATAGGATTTGAACAGATCGCCATTAGTACAGATGATGATTTTAAGGTAGCTAAAGGCTACAGCGCAAAGGTTCTTGTAAAATGGAGCGATCCGATCTTTAGTCACGCAAGAAAGTTTGATGAGAGTAAAAACATAGACGATGACTATGTAAAAAATGCGAATTTTGTATTTGGCGATAATGCCGATGGGCAAAAATACTTTGCAATAAATGGCTCAAAAGAAGGACTTTTAGTTACAAATAATGAATACGTCAATCCAGAACTTATGTTTAATCACAATGGTAAAAATATGAGTGCAAATGATATAAAATATCAACAAAATAGCCTTGGCGTAACCATACTAAACATCAAAAGAGACGGCTCAAACTTTTATAAATACGAGATAGATGGCAAATATAACCGCCTTATAAATATGAATACACCTATTTTGATAACAGGAGAAGCAAAAGGCGATGACGCTCTTAAAACTGCCACAGATCCAAAAGGAGAGCTTGTTTTTGGCACGTTAAATAATTGTGGATGCGGAAAAACTCCTTGGGGTACTTATCTGACTTGTGAAGAGAATTTCGATGATTTTTTTGGATCAAAAGATAGTAAATTTACGCCTAGCAAAAGTTTTGAAAGATATGGTATAAAAGCAAAAGGTGATGTATATGGGTGGCACCTTTTTGATGATAGATTTGACATAAAAGCCACTCCAAATGAAGCAAATCGTTTTGGTTGGATAGTGGAGATAGATCCGTTTGATCCAAAAAGTATGCCAAAAAAACGCACTGCGTTAGGACGTTTTAAACACGAAAATTGTGAAATAGTAGTAGATAAATTTGATAACGTAGTAGCTTACAGCGGCGATGACGAAAACAACGAATTCGTTTATAAATTTGTCGCAAAAAATAAATTTAATAGAACAAATTTAAAAGCAAATTTAGATATTCTTGAGTTTGGTACGCTTTATGTAGCTAAATTTGAAGGTGAGTTTGGAGAGTTTAAAGGTAAATTAAAATGGATAGAGCTAACATTTGGCAAAAACGGACTTACTAAAGAAAATGGCTTCATCTCACAAGCAGATATCTTGATAAGAGCTAGGCAAGCAGGCACTTTCGTAGGAGCTACTCCCATGGATAGGTGTGAGTGGATAAGCAAGGATCCAAACTCTGAGTTTTTATATGCCACTTTTACAAACAATAAAATAAGACAAGAAGTAGATGCTCCAAATCCTAGAGCAAAAAACAAATATGGTCAAATTCTAAAATGGGCACCAAAAAACGGCGATCATGCAAATGGCGACTTTACGTGGGAAACATTTATTTTGGCTGGAAACCCAAAGATCAAAAACGGACTTTATAAAGGTAGTAATAACATAAATTTAAATAATATGTTTAACTCTCCAGATGGTCTTGCTTTTGATAAAGACGGTCGTTTGTGGATAGCTACTGATGGGGATTACTCAAATACTGGGGATTACGAAGATATGGGAAATAACCAGCTACTTTGCGCTGATCCTTATAGTGGGGAGGTCAAGAGATTTGCCACTGGTCCAAGGGCTTGTGAGCTTACTGGGATCGCATTTAGCGATGATTATAAGACTATGTTTATCAGTGTCCAGCACCCAGGTGAAGAGTTAAAAGGCTCACACTGGCCAGAGGGCGGCTCTCATACTCCAAAATCAGCAGTCGTAATGATAACTAAAGATGATGGCGGCATTATAGGGGCGTAA
- a CDS encoding type II secretion system protein encodes MKKAFTLIELVFVIVILGVLASLAVPKLVGNSDDAEIVKAKTQVATIRTKIQLYANEKKLSGSQEYPNLEEEGKEGLFSAVLDSPIKAKTDQKYGWSKSGDKYTFSTPSKSVTFTYDKNNGKFECDINDDLCKFLDK; translated from the coding sequence ATGAAAAAAGCTTTTACACTTATAGAGTTAGTTTTTGTTATAGTGATACTAGGAGTTTTAGCTAGTCTTGCAGTACCAAAACTAGTTGGAAACAGCGATGATGCAGAGATAGTAAAAGCTAAAACGCAAGTCGCGACTATCAGAACTAAAATTCAGCTTTATGCAAATGAAAAAAAACTCAGCGGAAGCCAAGAATATCCGAATTTAGAAGAAGAAGGTAAAGAAGGTCTGTTTTCAGCAGTATTAGATAGTCCCATAAAAGCAAAAACAGATCAAAAATACGGCTGGAGCAAAAGTGGCGACAAATACACTTTTTCTACGCCAAGTAAAAGTGTTACTTTTACTTATGACAAAAATAATGGAAAATTTGAATGCGACATTAACGATGATTTGTGTAAATTTTTAGACAAATAA
- the rpe gene encoding ribulose-phosphate 3-epimerase has product MYVAPSILSADFGRLDDEVKAICEAGADLVHVDVMDGHFVPNLTIGPLVVNAVAKSSTKPLDIHLMVENVPFFVDLFLPLKPKFISFHIEEEKHPLRLCDHIRKNGVNPAIVLNPHTPVSSLEYIINDVDMVLLMSVNPGFGGQKFIPSVLDKAKQLRELIESKNAACLIEVDGGVNGLNVSELDEAGVDIVVAGNFVFSSSDYAEAIKALKL; this is encoded by the coding sequence ATGTATGTAGCACCAAGTATATTATCGGCAGATTTTGGAAGGCTAGATGACGAAGTAAAGGCTATCTGCGAGGCAGGAGCAGACTTAGTTCATGTAGATGTGATGGATGGGCATTTTGTGCCGAATTTAACCATAGGACCACTTGTAGTAAATGCAGTCGCAAAATCGTCCACAAAGCCTTTGGATATTCATTTAATGGTAGAAAACGTACCGTTTTTCGTAGATCTATTTTTGCCGCTTAAACCTAAATTTATAAGCTTCCATATAGAAGAAGAAAAACATCCTTTAAGACTCTGTGATCACATAAGAAAAAATGGCGTAAATCCTGCTATAGTGTTAAATCCACACACCCCTGTTTCTAGCTTAGAATACATAATAAACGATGTGGATATGGTGCTTTTAATGAGTGTAAATCCCGGCTTTGGCGGACAAAAGTTTATCCCATCAGTCTTAGATAAAGCAAAACAACTAAGAGAACTCATAGAATCCAAAAACGCAGCTTGTCTTATAGAAGTCGATGGAGGCGTAAATGGACTAAACGTTAGCGAACTTGATGAAGCGGGCGTAGATATAGTAGTAGCTGGAAATTTCGTATTTAGCTCAAGTGATTACGCAGAAGCTATCAAAGCGTTAAAATTATAA
- a CDS encoding YggS family pyridoxal phosphate-dependent enzyme has protein sequence MRLDEILNKIGSTKLIAVSKNVTENEVLELYSQGQMDFGENRVQELKRKKDVLHNLNLNWHFIGRLQANKINHLLALHPTLWQSCESFSMALAVDKRLDYTLDCLLQINSAHEESKQGVDPNVAIDEFLRIKQSCKNLNLVGVMSIGAHSDDIKEIQKSFESTYKIYENLQKYGAKICSMGMSSDYELAIKCGSNMIRLGTILYK, from the coding sequence ATGAGATTAGATGAAATTTTAAACAAAATAGGAAGTACAAAACTTATCGCTGTTTCAAAAAACGTTACCGAAAACGAGGTTTTGGAGCTATACTCTCAAGGTCAAATGGACTTTGGGGAAAACAGAGTTCAAGAGCTAAAGCGTAAAAAAGATGTATTGCATAATCTAAATTTAAACTGGCATTTTATAGGTCGTTTACAAGCAAATAAAATCAATCATCTTCTAGCTCTACACCCTACTTTATGGCAAAGCTGCGAGAGTTTTTCTATGGCTCTAGCTGTGGATAAAAGGCTTGATTATACTTTGGATTGCTTGCTTCAGATAAACTCGGCTCACGAAGAGAGTAAACAAGGCGTAGATCCAAATGTAGCTATAGATGAATTTTTACGTATCAAACAGAGTTGCAAAAATCTAAATTTAGTAGGAGTGATGAGCATCGGTGCTCATAGTGATGACATAAAAGAGATACAAAAAAGCTTTGAGAGCACATATAAAATTTATGAGAATTTGCAAAAATATGGAGCAAAGATCTGCTCTATGGGAATGAGCAGTGACTACGAACTAGCTATAAAATGTGGCTCAAATATGATTCGTCTTGGAACGATTTTGTATAAATGA
- the uvrB gene encoding excinuclease ABC subunit UvrB, with amino-acid sequence MDKFEISSKFKPSDDQEKAVTNIVDSIKSGNKFNVLLGVTGSGKTFTMANVIKRLNMPTLIMTHNKSLAAQLYSEFKGFFPKNHVEYFISYYDYYQPEAYIPRQDLFIEKDSSINDELERLRLSATANLLEFDDVIVVASVSANYGLGNPAEYKGMVLLLNIGMSLNQKELLLKLVDMGYKRNDSYFDRGDFRVNGDVVDIYPAYFNDEAIRLEFFGDELDAMYHFDVLENRRTKDVSKFILYATSQFVVGENRLKQAIKDIELELEDRLAFYEKENRLVEYQRLKQRVEFDLEMLSSTGSTKGVENYARYLTGQKPGETPYSLFDYFEVSGKDYLVIVDESHVSLPQFRGMYAGDRSRKEVLVEYGFRLPSALDNRPLKFDEFIAKKANYLFVSATPNEYEMDLAKGHIYEQILRPTGLLDPRIEVISSDNQVEVLFDRAKVVIARNERVLVTTLTKKMSEELTRYYLELGIKVKYMHSDIDAVERNELIRGLRKGEFDMLIGINLLREGLDLPEVSLVAVLDADKEGFLRSRTSLIQTMGRAARNVNGTVILFANKITNSMKEAIEITEARRKYQDEYNKKHGITPRSASRNLEDSLKEEDLPNLYNKAKKLEKMPVSERAKIVKELRKQMLEAAKNLEFEKAAALRDEIAKLREL; translated from the coding sequence ATGGATAAATTTGAGATATCTAGTAAATTTAAGCCAAGCGATGATCAAGAAAAAGCCGTAACAAACATAGTTGATAGCATAAAATCTGGAAATAAATTTAACGTCCTCTTAGGAGTAACTGGAAGTGGCAAGACTTTTACGATGGCAAACGTGATAAAACGCCTAAATATGCCAACTCTCATTATGACACATAACAAAAGCTTAGCAGCACAACTTTATAGCGAATTTAAGGGCTTTTTTCCTAAAAATCACGTTGAGTATTTTATAAGCTACTATGATTATTACCAACCTGAAGCCTATATACCGCGTCAAGATCTTTTTATAGAAAAAGATAGCTCTATAAATGATGAGCTTGAGCGTTTAAGACTTAGTGCGACTGCAAATTTGCTCGAGTTTGATGATGTGATAGTAGTGGCTTCTGTATCTGCAAACTACGGTTTAGGAAATCCTGCTGAGTATAAAGGTATGGTTTTGTTACTAAACATAGGTATGAGCTTAAATCAAAAAGAGCTACTTTTAAAGCTTGTTGATATGGGATATAAAAGAAATGATTCGTACTTTGATCGTGGGGATTTTCGAGTAAATGGCGACGTGGTAGATATCTATCCGGCGTATTTTAATGACGAGGCTATAAGGCTTGAGTTTTTTGGAGACGAGCTTGACGCGATGTATCACTTTGATGTGTTAGAAAACAGACGTACAAAAGACGTTAGTAAATTTATACTATATGCGACAAGTCAGTTTGTAGTCGGAGAAAATAGACTAAAACAGGCGATAAAAGATATCGAACTTGAGCTTGAAGATAGACTTGCATTTTATGAAAAAGAAAATAGATTAGTCGAGTATCAAAGACTTAAGCAAAGAGTGGAGTTTGACCTCGAGATGCTCTCAAGCACCGGAAGCACAAAAGGCGTGGAAAACTACGCACGTTACCTAACTGGGCAAAAGCCTGGAGAGACGCCATACTCTTTGTTTGATTACTTTGAAGTCAGTGGCAAGGACTACCTTGTTATAGTAGATGAAAGTCACGTGAGCTTGCCGCAATTTCGCGGAATGTACGCAGGCGATAGAAGCAGAAAAGAAGTTTTGGTTGAGTATGGTTTTAGACTTCCATCAGCGCTTGATAATAGACCTTTGAAATTTGATGAGTTTATAGCAAAAAAGGCAAACTATCTGTTTGTTTCAGCCACCCCAAACGAGTATGAGATGGATCTCGCAAAAGGTCATATTTATGAGCAAATACTTAGGCCTACTGGACTTCTTGATCCACGTATAGAAGTCATAAGCAGCGATAATCAAGTAGAAGTTTTGTTTGATAGAGCTAAAGTTGTCATAGCAAGAAATGAGCGAGTACTAGTAACTACTCTAACTAAAAAGATGAGTGAAGAGCTAACTCGATATTACCTTGAGCTTGGTATCAAGGTTAAATATATGCACTCAGACATCGACGCAGTAGAAAGAAATGAGCTTATAAGAGGTCTTAGAAAAGGTGAGTTTGATATGCTTATCGGTATAAATTTGCTTCGTGAGGGGCTAGATCTACCAGAAGTCTCTTTAGTAGCAGTTTTAGACGCCGATAAAGAGGGTTTTTTAAGAAGTCGCACGAGCCTTATACAAACTATGGGAAGAGCAGCTAGAAACGTGAATGGAACGGTTATATTATTTGCAAATAAAATAACAAATTCGATGAAAGAAGCGATTGAAATAACCGAGGCTAGGCGAAAATATCAAGATGAATACAACAAAAAGCATGGCATAACTCCACGCTCAGCTAGTAGAAATTTAGAAGATAGCCTAAAAGAAGAAGATCTACCAAATTTATATAATAAAGCCAAAAAACTAGAAAAAATGCCAGTAAGCGAGCGAGCAAAGATCGTAAAAGAGCTAAGAAAACAGATGCTTGAAGCGGCCAAGAATTTGGAATTTGAAAAAGCTGCGGCCTTGAGAGATGAGATAGCAAAACTCAGAGAACTTTAA
- a CDS encoding CZB domain-containing protein has translation MCAYYEIFISLAKCDHVVFKINGYNNAITYPNSLGDHKNCRLGKWYLADAKEVLGDATNYALIDEPHANVHKYVNGGLDIINEEGNLRSAIDMFNYAEENSNRLFEILDNLVNEIIEKKSKNYKSAHLD, from the coding sequence ATGTGCGCTTACTACGAGATATTTATATCACTAGCAAAATGCGACCACGTAGTTTTCAAAATAAACGGCTATAACAACGCTATAACGTATCCAAATAGCCTTGGAGATCATAAAAACTGTCGCCTTGGAAAATGGTATTTGGCGGATGCAAAAGAGGTTCTTGGAGACGCGACAAACTACGCACTCATAGATGAACCTCACGCAAATGTCCACAAATACGTAAATGGCGGACTAGATATAATAAACGAAGAGGGCAACCTAAGATCTGCTATAGATATGTTTAACTATGCAGAAGAAAACTCTAATCGTCTATTTGAGATACTAGACAACTTAGTTAATGAGATCATAGAAAAGAAAAGCAAAAACTACAAAAGCGCACATTTGGATTAG
- a CDS encoding type II secretion system protein, with the protein MKKAFTLLELVFVIAMLGVLASIAIPKFATNKNEVEIKKAKAKIAQIRAGITSYVNKQILAGESDIYPLYLEKDKDESDELFNNILSQPIIATKAKFNVKEDLTKLIGWSRRNNSTSGATLTFAGRYFLTLPGTTDKSERIRFDCCSKSTEKGSSNPQVCSFSYNDKDDKGNKNTLYGTFLCTDTVEKCSKIGEISYNKS; encoded by the coding sequence TTGAAAAAAGCATTTACGCTTCTTGAGCTTGTTTTTGTTATCGCGATGTTAGGTGTACTTGCAAGTATAGCTATACCTAAATTCGCTACAAATAAAAATGAAGTAGAAATAAAAAAAGCAAAAGCCAAAATAGCCCAGATACGAGCAGGCATAACCTCGTACGTAAATAAACAAATTTTAGCCGGAGAAAGCGACATATATCCGTTATATTTAGAAAAAGATAAAGATGAAAGCGATGAATTATTTAACAATATCTTATCGCAACCAATAATTGCCACCAAGGCTAAATTTAATGTAAAAGAAGATTTGACAAAATTAATAGGTTGGAGCAGAAGAAACAATTCTACGAGTGGAGCTACTCTCACTTTTGCCGGTAGGTATTTTCTAACACTTCCTGGAACAACAGATAAAAGCGAACGTATACGTTTTGATTGCTGCTCAAAATCTACAGAAAAAGGTAGCTCTAATCCGCAAGTTTGTTCTTTTAGCTATAATGATAAAGACGATAAAGGCAATAAAAATACTCTTTATGGTACTTTTTTATGTACTGATACAGTTGAAAAATGTTCTAAAATAGGCGAGATATCTTATAATAAATCTTAA
- a CDS encoding primosomal protein N' produces the protein MNYYEIAISGLDLKPLTYQSDEFIAPFTEVKVRVKNRIQNGFVLQNVCKPEFKTLDVIQILKTKLTDMQISLAKFISHYYLCEIGVSLALFEPISEYKNKDISFIKAPNLSNAQKDALNFINANDISLLFGDTGSGKSEVYITSIKEVLNSGKQALLLMPEISLTPQMQKRLEDYFGGSVGVWHSKISPKNKQILLERFFNGEIKLIAGARSALFLPFWNLGLIIVDEEHDDSYKNGSKPYYNARDLSVYLGKENGIKVILGSATPSITSVYKFPYFRLKGTFFSSKKEFIYDANQTCISNTIINELRRTLELKKQAVVFLPTRANFKFIVCKECFSTIKCPYCSVSMSMHKKANALKCHYCGFALPLPKTCPNCGNEMLEAKKMGTSELVSELEKIFPSATIAKFDKDEITTHSKLINLLKKFNDGKIDILVGTQMLSKGHDYHNVELAVIMGLDEHLEYCDFRAREKTLALAMQVAGRAGRAGHARVVLQSLQSEFFSEYIENYDKFIQDELEYRNPLYPPFSRLLRIIIQDKNEVNAVHIEENILNSIKNIENLEIIGHGKALIEQISSKYRREIMLRSCSHIPLLKAGEIARQYFANVDIDPVNFN, from the coding sequence ATGAACTATTATGAAATCGCTATAAGCGGTTTGGATTTAAAGCCGCTGACATATCAAAGTGATGAGTTCATCGCTCCTTTTACCGAAGTCAAAGTCCGAGTTAAAAATCGTATCCAAAACGGTTTTGTTTTGCAAAACGTTTGTAAACCTGAGTTTAAAACTCTAGATGTAATTCAAATTTTAAAAACAAAACTCACAGATATGCAAATAAGCTTAGCAAAGTTCATATCGCATTATTATCTCTGCGAGATAGGCGTGAGCTTGGCTCTGTTTGAGCCTATTAGCGAGTATAAAAACAAAGATATATCTTTCATAAAAGCTCCAAATTTAAGCAATGCTCAAAAAGATGCTTTGAATTTCATCAATGCAAACGATATATCATTGCTTTTTGGAGACACCGGAAGTGGAAAAAGTGAAGTCTATATAACAAGCATTAAAGAGGTTTTAAATAGTGGAAAACAAGCTTTACTTTTGATGCCTGAGATCTCGCTCACACCTCAAATGCAAAAACGTTTAGAGGATTACTTTGGAGGATCGGTTGGAGTTTGGCACTCTAAAATTTCGCCTAAAAACAAGCAAATTTTACTCGAGCGATTTTTTAATGGCGAGATAAAACTCATCGCAGGAGCAAGGTCGGCTCTGTTTTTACCATTTTGGAATTTAGGTCTTATCATCGTAGATGAAGAGCATGACGATAGCTATAAAAACGGCTCAAAACCATACTATAATGCTAGAGATCTTAGTGTTTATCTAGGAAAAGAAAACGGCATAAAAGTCATTTTAGGAAGCGCTACTCCAAGTATCACGAGCGTATATAAATTTCCATATTTTCGTCTCAAAGGCACATTTTTCTCATCGAAAAAGGAGTTTATTTACGACGCCAATCAAACTTGTATTTCTAATACTATCATAAATGAGTTAAGGCGTACTTTGGAGCTAAAAAAGCAAGCAGTCGTGTTTTTGCCTACTCGTGCAAACTTTAAATTTATAGTATGCAAAGAGTGTTTTTCTACTATAAAATGTCCATATTGCAGTGTTTCTATGAGTATGCATAAAAAAGCAAATGCTTTGAAATGTCACTACTGTGGCTTTGCATTGCCTTTACCAAAAACTTGCCCAAACTGCGGGAATGAAATGCTCGAAGCAAAAAAAATGGGTACTAGCGAGTTAGTAAGTGAGTTAGAAAAGATATTTCCTAGCGCTACTATCGCCAAATTTGACAAAGACGAGATAACTACGCATTCAAAATTAATAAACCTGCTTAAAAAATTTAACGATGGAAAAATAGATATATTAGTCGGTACACAAATGCTAAGCAAAGGACACGACTATCATAACGTAGAATTAGCCGTTATAATGGGACTTGATGAGCATTTAGAATACTGCGATTTTAGGGCTAGAGAAAAAACTCTGGCTCTAGCTATGCAAGTAGCTGGTAGAGCTGGTAGAGCTGGTCATGCTAGAGTCGTTTTGCAAAGCTTGCAAAGTGAATTTTTTAGTGAGTATATAGAGAATTACGATAAATTTATACAAGACGAGTTAGAGTACAGAAATCCGCTCTATCCGCCATTTAGTCGTTTGCTTAGGATAATAATACAAGACAAAAATGAAGTAAACGCAGTACACATTGAAGAAAATATACTAAATTCAATAAAAAACATAGAAAATTTGGAAATAATAGGACACGGAAAAGCTCTCATCGAGCAGATATCATCTAAGTACAGACGCGAGATAATGCTACGCTCTTGCTCGCATATACCGCTCTTAAAAGCCGGTGAGATAGCTAGGCAGTACTTTGCAAATGTGGATATAGATCCGGTAAATTTCAACTAA